A window of Belonocnema kinseyi isolate 2016_QV_RU_SX_M_011 chromosome 10, B_treatae_v1, whole genome shotgun sequence genomic DNA:
AAGTTCAAAGATTAATAGGAATGGTATCATGGTACAGAAAATTTATCccaaaatttgcagaaataataGAGCCACTGCAAAAGctattaaaaaaggaagtaaagtgggaatggTCTGACAAAGAGGAACAGGCATTTACGACTATCAAACACTTACTAACGACAGCACCAATCTTAGCCTGTCCTGATTTTGGAAGTACATTTCAACTTGAAACTGATGCTAGTGATATAGGATTAGAAGCcgttttaacacaaacaataaacggcgaaaattatgtaatagcgTTTGCGAGTAGAGGTCTAAATGGTGCTGAACGTAAGTACTCAgcttcagaaaaagaatgtttagcagtAGTTTGGGCGATTAGAAAATTTAGACCATACTTGGAAGGTTATTCTTTTAAGGTTATCATAGACCATATTGCATAGAAAtggttgcacaatttaaaaaatccaacaggtAGATTGGCAAGATGGGCTTTAGAATTATTAGAGTACGATTACGCAATTGTGTACAGAAAGGGAAGTTTAAACCATGTCCCAGATGCATTATCAAGATCAaaggaaaatgaaataaaagtttctagtatTTTATGAAGTATTGCAGAAAACAAaggaaaagattttaaggaaattaaagataactggtataaaaataagatgattcagattaaaaataaaccagAGGAAAATCCTAATTGGCGTATACGCGATAATCAATTGTGCTTTTATAGACCCGAACctttaaaatcaagcttaaatttagatagcaacccgtggaaattaacaataccgAAAGAATTGGGAGAacaagttttgattaaaaatcacgaTAATAAACAAGCAGGACACTTAAGCATTGAAAAAACATAcgcgaaaatttctgaaaattatttttggcccggaATGTATTCTGAAACTCTTAAATATGTGAAAGAATGCGATATTTGTCAGAGAATAAAATCAAAAGTAAACAATCATATAGGTATGATGGGAAAGCGAAtaatcgaagaaccatggacTGTAGTAGCATCTGATATGATGGGTCCATTACCAATGACAAAATcgagaaatcaatacattttagtgtttgttgatatgtttacaaaatgggtagaaataattccagttaaaaaaaattatcgtcaaccgttgaaaaacaatttcataagcgtataatttcgaaatggggaacacctagaattttgtttacagataatggaaaagaatatgtaaataactcaataattaatttgacgaAAGCTTTTGGTATTAGACAttcgaaaactcctaaatatcatgcACAGGCAAATCCGACTGAAAGAtgtaataggtcaattaaaacaGCAATTAAAGCGTATCTAGAAAAAGACCATAAaacatgggatgaaaatttagatgatctGCAATTCGTGTTAAATACTAGTAAACATTCGTCTACAGGTTTTAcaccagcttttttaaatttaggtagagAACTTCAACCCATACAAACTGTAAATAAAGATTGAGACGCAAAaagcgaaatagaatttcaagagtCAGAAAAGTGGGCAGAtagaataaaaacattaaaaataattagagaagaggtaattaaaaatttagataccgcAAATGAAACGCAATCTAGATATTACAATCTTAGACGTAGACCTATAACTTTTGAGATTGACGAAAGAGTACTAAAAACCAATAAAACACTGTCGAACAAAGGGGAAGAAATAGctcgaaaattgaataaaaattttgaaggaccactttttattaaagcaaagatttcaccaacaatctacgaattaaaaactaaaaatggaaaatcacTAGGTAATTGGAacgtaaaagatttcaaaaaatttattagtaaagAGTAGATTTTGATTGgagtttttctttgaaatggCATACAggtgaatgatttaatttttcaacactaCTGACATTGACAAAAAATGACACTAACACATACACCAAAAATAGACCGAAAAACAGAAAAGgcatttattttcagaataatgGATCCACGTTTAGTTCTCAAATGCAAGGATTGCCTTCTGGGGTTGGTGGGGGAAGAATTATTGACCCACTCATGTAAAAAGTGGGTTGATCTTCTTCAACCACTATCAACAGAGACAATAGAGGAGAGGACGAATAGAATGAAGGAAATAGATAGAAGGAAGAGAGCTGAAGTGGAAAGGGAAATgaccaaagaaatttaaaaaataagaaacaaaaaattattagaggaaaaatataaagttttcgaTGAATTTGGATCAAGAAAAGGGGATCCGAGAATTCAAAAATTAGCGgaagagaaacgaattttctacggcCTTCCAACAATGGAAGAAATAAGAAGAGGGTTGAAAGAGAAGAAACAAAAAGAAGAGGATCAGCAGGACAAGGAAAGAGAAGAAAGGGAAACAGaagaaatgaaaagattaataaaattaagaCAGGAAATATATATCAACGATGCTATAAGGAAGAGGAAGGAAGAAAAACTAGAGAAAGAAAGAATAAGAAGAGCGACAGAACAagaagagaaaacaaaaaaaaagaaaataagtaaaaaGAGCCCAgaggaaaatagaagaaaataaaaaaatattaaaaacaattggaGAAGAAAGGGAAGACTCCTCTACCGATTGGGACACCGAAgtataatcataaaataaaaattccattacttATCAAAATACaccacagaaaatttatttttggcccTTTACAAACACAACGGAAAggataatttcacttttttcatacaGCACagatatagatatttttttttgcaatttaatttaataaatcaatttaaatttgattaagagaaaggatttttaaaaagaaaatttatgagttgcaaataaaaataaatacgtcTATAAGAGACCAAGTttgatttttacttaaaaataaaaatcaattatagagataagttaattttcaggaaagaagagTCACGGAAAAGCAGAATCATAAAAGGATACTCATAGGAATGGATAacacagaaaattttgaaaaaatatattaatatgagCAGATGTCGAACTGGACAAAAAACTACCACACTACTCCTGATTCGACAAGGACCAAAT
This region includes:
- the LOC117181246 gene encoding stress response protein NST1-like, translated to MPEKETDLLPCEVSSPVSPHTPPQPLFAGDALDSIPPETQPAQSVRGHGAPHPKPYKASDATLARASVGAQRLDKQASQKIIEPLQKLLKKEVKWEWSDKEEQAFTTIKHLLTTAPILACPDFGSTFQLETDASDIGLEAVLTQTINGENYVIAFASRGLNGAEQEKYKVFDEFGSRKGDPRIQKLAEEKRIFYGLPTMEEIRRGLKEKKQKEEDQQDKEREERETEEMKRLIKLRQEIYINDAIRKRKEEKLEKERIRRATEQEEKTKKKKISKKSPEENRRK